The bacterium genome contains the following window.
TCGCATGGCAGCTCGAGAGATCTTCGGCCATACCAAGATGTTTAATTTCACCATTGTTGGCTTTGCGCACTGGTTTGTTATGGTCGGCTTTGTTGTTTTGTTTGGAACATTGATTACCGCCTATGGTCAATTATTTAACCCAGAGTTCGCACTTCCAGTTATCGGACATTTGTGGCCATATGAATACTTCACTGAGCTAATCGCTTGGGCGACAGGCATTGGAATTGTTACTTTAATTGGAATTCGCCAAGTTACACGTTTTGTTAAGAAGGGCCGCACGTCACGTTTTTACGGCTCTGGAATGGTCAAGGGTTACTACGTTGAGGCGACAATTCTTGTCATTGTTTTCTGTGTCATCGCCTTGCGCGGTTTAGAGGGTGCATTATCCGATGAGACTAAGTGGAATCGTCATTATGTAACGACTTGGTTTATCGCATCGATGTTTAAATCGTGGTCACTTGGTCAACTCACATCCACGGTTCAGTTAGTCGCAACTATTAAAATTGTTGTATCGATGGCCTGGTTTATTGTCATCGCCAGTAACTTAACTATGGGTGTTGCTTGGCACCGATTCTTAGCGCCATTTAATATCTTCTTTCGGCGCAACGCTGATGGTAAATCTTCCCTTGGGCCATTGCCGGCGATGTTGTCGCATGGCGAAGTTATTAACTTTGAAGATCCGAAAGATGATGACGTCTTTGGTCTTGGTACACGCGCCGATATAACCTGGAAGGGTT
Protein-coding sequences here:
- a CDS encoding (Fe-S)-binding protein, whose translation is MNLFFVVITYGITVVALALMVVRTRQLIGIYKKGQPDPTRSNDRGKRLRMAAREIFGHTKMFNFTIVGFAHWFVMVGFVVLFGTLITAYGQLFNPEFALPVIGHLWPYEYFTELIAWATGIGIVTLIGIRQVTRFVKKGRTSRFYGSGMVKGYYVEATILVIVFCVIALRGLEGALSDETKWNRHYVTTWFIASMFKSWSLGQLTSTVQLVATIKIVVSMAWFIVIASNLTMGVAWHRFLAPFNIFFRRNADGKSSLGPLPAMLSHGEVINFEDPKDDDVFGLGTRADITWKGLLDMSSCTECGRCQSQCPAWHTDKPLSPKLLIMAMRDHAFAKTVEN